Genomic DNA from Cucumis melo cultivar AY chromosome 10, USDA_Cmelo_AY_1.0, whole genome shotgun sequence:
agttttggaccaaagaagaagttgagaactacaaaggtaagtacatcgtttaccttcctctctcttcgtttaggttcatCGCATGGTAGATATATGTTAACTTCTagatcgtttagatgcatatagagtaaggcatgatcctttaaattttgctgctgcatgtctctagtgctttgttttttccatcaCTTTCTGCCTCATGCCCTAAGAAATTTTGGGGTGAAGCAGCTCTTACATCCATCTATACTATCAATCGTCTTCCTTCCTCCGTTCTTCAGAACATCTCTTCATTTGAAAAACTATATGGTACTCCTCCCGACTATTCTAATCTTAAAACCTTCGGTTGTGCTTGCTTTGTTCTTCTGCATCCTCATGAACACACTAAACTTGAACCATGTGCCCGCCTCTATTGTTTTCTTGGCTATGGCACAGAACATAAGGTTTTCATTGTTGGGATCCCCTTTCCAATAGACTTCGTATATCTCGCCAAGTCACATTTTGGGAGCACACTATGTTCTCTCGTTTGTCCTCCTTCCACGCCTCCTTCTCTAGTCCTCAACCTTTCTTCACTGACACATCTATTGACCTTTTTCCTCTCTTTGAGTCCCCTCTTGGTAATGAGCTTGCTCAATCTGCACCTACTTCGGCAACCTCGGACCAGTCGTCCATCTCTGATGGTAGTCCTGAACCTACTCCAGACACCCCTCCTCGTCGTTCTACTCGGGTAAGGGAACCTCCTATTCATCTCCAAGATTATCACTGTTTTTCCACTATTGTTTCCCTTGTTGAACCTACCTCTTATCAAGAGGCTAGTACTGACCCTTTATGGCAGAAAGCGATGAATGATGAAAAGATGCACACTTGGGACTATGTTGACTTACCTCCTGGTAAAAGACCCATTGGATGTAAGTGGATCTACAAAATTATGACTCACTCTGATGGTACTATTGAGCATTATAAGGCTCgtcttgtagcaaaagggtattcccaagaatatggtattgactatgaagaaacatttGCTCTTGTGGCTCGGATGACGTCTGTTTGCAGTTTATTAGTTGTTGTTGCTGCCAAGTAGTGGCCTCTTcttcagatggatgtcaaaaatGCTTTTCTTAATGGGACTCTTTTTGAAGAAGTCTATATGAAGCCACCTCGTGGTacttcttctcctcctcacAAGGTGTATCTCTTGCGTCGCGCACTATATGGCTCCAAACAGGCTCCACGAGCTTGGTTTGCCACATTTAGCTCTACCATCACTCAACTTGGTTTACTTCTAGTCCCCATGACACTGTGCTCTTTACTTGCCACACACCCTAGGgtattgttcttcttcttttctatgttgatgacatgattATCACAGGTAATGATCCACAGACCATATCCGATCTCCAACATTACCttggtcaacattttgaaaCGAAAGACCTTGGATCTCTAAACTACTTTCTTGGCCTTGAAGTCTCTCGACGCTCGGACGGGTATTTATTGTCCCAAGCTAAATATGCCTCTGATTACGCTCAGGAATCACTGACTCTAACACAGCTTCAACGCCGTTAGATCCCAATGTTCATTTGACCCCTTATGATGGGTGTTCCCCAGCAGGGTCCCACTCTCCTTCATTGTGATAATCGTAGTGTCATCTAAATTGCCCACAATGATGTTTTCCATGAGCATACAAAGCACATCGAAAATGATTGTCACTTCATTCGTCATCATCTCTTGAGTAACATACTTCTTTTGCAACCTGTCTCCACCACTGAGCAACCAACTGATATCTTTACCAAAGCCTTACCATCTACTCACTTCAATCAATGCGTACCAAACTCAAGCTGACagctaaaatatttatattttaagtccaatgtgttttttttttttgtaataaatattttgttttttctttaaaaaaatcccaaaattaaatataggaatcaaaataaataatttgaagatGGAAATTGAATAATTTGTAAAAGTAGGACTTAATTAAAAATTCTTAAATTACATAAACAGAAAATAACCACCaaactaatatatttatttattttttctttctctaatAATGGGTGAATAAATATAACCTTCTTCAATTTAGACCATTTTGGTTGTATTACTTAATACTCTTTGTGTAGGTGGAAAATAGATTTGTTATTTGAgtagttctttttaatataatttgtgctatttttagtataacaaaattataaatatgaGACATGATAATTAATACATTTTTTAGACCTATTTACTATTTAATTTGTGGTTAAGTTTTtacctacctattttttttccaGTAAAATCGTAAAATAATTTAGTATTTTTTTCTCGTGATTAACCAAACATGTTCATTCCTTATTTTCTCATTCTAATCAGCAAACAAACATATTTTGTTATATCAATTTGGTGAACCCATACATCATTTTCAGTGAACAAATATTTACACTTGTATGAAGATGACAACAAAGGCCTctcaaaaaaattattaaaccTCAAATTATTAATCAATCGTATATATTCCTATTGATCATGTTTAATTTGGACCataatgaaagagcaaaaagaaaaaCCCCATTTTATTAACGTTGGAAGAATTTACACAAATCAACAACACTTCACTCCATTAAATTAACACTTGATTTTCATACAAAAAGATGCATACAAATTcataaaattcaaacattggATTGAAAATTCTTCGATGTAATTCACTTGGACTTGAAGGGAATGGCTCTAATCACAACTTGATGGTATAAAGCTGCCAATGCTGCTCCGATGAATGGTCCAACCCAGAATATCCACTGCCAAacacaatatatatatgtatatatgtaaatgtatataattaattaatcactATTTGATCACATTCCTTTTTAATTCCCtcgaaaattcaaattaattaacaaacTCACATGATCATCCCACGCTTTGTCCTTGTTGAAGATGATGGCTGCTCCCAAACTCCGAGCTGGGTTGATGCCGGTGCCGGTGATCGGAATTGTCGCCAAGTGGACTAAGAACACTGCAAACCCAATCGGTAGCGGCGCCAATATCTGTTccataacattttttttacttCTCATAAACAATCTATAACTCTATATAGTTTATTAGAAACAGACTCTTAATTTTTACTCACCGGAACGTGTGAGTCTCTGGCGCTACGTTTAGCATCAGTGGCGGAGAAGACGGTGTAAACAAGAATGAAAGTACCCACGATCTCAGCGCCAAGGCCATCCCCTTTGGAGTAACCGTCGCTCACAACGTTAGCTCCACCCCCGAGCCTTTCGTAGGGCTTGGGTTGGAACCCCTTCACCACTCCCGCGCCGCAGATAGCACCAAGGCATTGCATGACCATGTAGAAAATCGCCCTAGTCAACGACAATTTCCTTGCCAGGAACAACCCAAAAGTGACCGCTGGGTTAATGTGGCCACCGGAGATTCCAGCAGTACAGTAAACGAGAGCAAAAATCATACCACCGAAAGCCCAAGCGATCCCCTGAATCCCGACTGTCTTACAGGTATTACCATCCGCTTCCTTGGACCGGACGACACCCATGACAGTCAAAACGGTGAtgtaaagaaagagaaaagtaGCGAAAAACTCGGCGATTCCTGCTCTGTAAAAAGACCATGAAGTGAGCTCCTCTGGCTCGAAGAGAGGAGCCGGTGGTGGCTCTTTGTAGTCCTTGGCATCGTCTTGGCTCTGCGCCGCCGTCCCAATGGGCTGCCTCTCGGTGAACTTATTGGCTCCCAATCGGACATCCTCGTCCTTTCCCTCCATgatttcttcttccttttaggATACTGTGTGTTTTTCAGTAGGTGAAGACAATGGTGCAGAACGGCGTATGGTGGGGGGGTTATATATAGAGTGTAatgtaaaattaaattataatgatgAGGAAGAAGATAGAGACAGGAGGGGTGTTTTGGTAATTTAagatatattttattaatttatggctaaattacaaaaaaatgCCCTCAactttgttttttaaaagtaccctaaaacttttaaaagtttcaaaaaaggtccctaaacttttgaaaatatacGACAAATACTTTTACCGTTGGTATTTGTTGGATATAGttaaatttttgtttcaaaaatactcATCAACTATTGAAAAGTCTAAAAAATATCTTTGATcttaaaaaattaagaaatactTTAATTGATCCAAATTTACACCAATTTTCTTATCAACTAAAatgaaaatcaaaattttaagttaaaacaaTAGCTTTAAATTAACATATAATCATAGATCACAAATATAACCAATCTCAATAGTTATTGTTATAATTAACATATAGttaattgtcaaataaaaaatgtatttgactaTTAATCCATATTGATAGTTTGATAGGTTTATCGGTGTGAGATCTTTGTTTTCTATTTGACTAGTTGTTGTTTCAATATGTTTTAAGGAGATTATTTTTGAAACTTTGTGAGATTTTTCGGAATTTTATGTTTTCACCAAGGTTTAAAATATGAATGTTTATTGATATATCGAaatcttaattttataaaaatctcaatttcaataaatatttctaaaaaattataaaaacaacaaattcaaaagataattttaaattagtaaaaaaaatgttttattattctcaaataagtaaacatgtttatatatattatttatattagtgttattttcatgttttattttttgtgaTTCATGGATTTTTCTATGATATAATGGAAATATCGATTCACCATTTTTATTGATATTGAATCCACAAAGATGTGAAAACATTGACAAAAATATCTATATATcgatgaaaatttaaaactatagttttaactcaaaattttgattttatttttagtgctaaaaaattttgtataaaaattggatgaatgaaaatatttttaaattttttataaatgtaaGGGCATCcacaaaattttcaatatttaatgtgtatttttgaaataaaagttTAATGATTTTCATCTAAAATTAacaaaagatatattttaaaaaaacttaatGACGTTTCTGAAACTTTATTAAATTTAGAAGTATTTTGGAGACAAAATTCAAAGTTGATGgacatttattttataatttaagggtaatttatttcaaaataaagaaTGTTGGGAGGTTAAAAAGGTGAAGTTGAATGTAGTGGCTTGGGGTGTTGGTACACGTTGCAGGATGATATAATAGAGTAGGGCGGGGTCTACTAAGAGTGTGTATAATGCGGCTTCCGGTGACCGACCGTTTGTGGTGGGGAGGCAGATTAAATCCGTCATGTGATATTTAGATGTCCATTGATAATGACCACGAAGCTTGGAGAAGAGCTATTTTAGTCACTCATAATctcatcattttcttttctttcaaatcaAACTATTTTAACCTTTTAGACAAATAACATGTTCTATTCTaaaattcaactatttttttCGTACCAGATAATGAGGAGACAAGCATGGGTTTAGAACGTAATTCAATTGACATTTATTTGCAATATCGAAAATTAAGAATTCTGTAATTTAAGTTTGtcaattttaatttatctttaaCTTATAAATAATAGATATGTTAACGTATTTGGAGGTACATTgagttaaatttaatttttgaatataatttctttaaaagtatTAGGGCGATATATTGATGGTGTatcaatattttctttattgaatattctttttgtaaaattaagatAGGGATAGTTGGTAGAAGTCCACATAATTTAACATTTCTATATATATAGgattaaaagaaaaaccctaatttGAAGGTGATGATCTGTCAGTTGTTTAGTCGTGTGTGAGTGAGGAATGATAAGTCATGTCTTGTGCACTATTAGGGATTCCTTTTCATAAATTATTAAAGACAACTGTGCCCTCAAATTTCCTCCTCATCTTCTACGCTCCCTCTTCTTTATTTTCAATTATGAAGTCTtggaaattgttttataaatttatatatctataatatATCCTTTTTATATATCTACATGTAGATATAtaaatatgaattttaaaactaatttaggGACATTCCCAACTTGTAAGGATATACTAATCACATATTACTAtactaaaaattattttaaaatatccgATAAGTTACGATAAACAATATTACAAAACCTTCTTATTTtctatttatcattttttactcttttatgacagtttttcattgtcaaattaaaatagtttacaCCTCAAATACATATTACTATagttcaaattaaaataatttatacgaaaaaaatataaactattataaccTACTTATAATACTtctaatcattttttttagagaaggaaagaaatattatgatacaaatttaaaaaatacttGATGAAAGTTCAGTGTCTTGAAATTAACACATTTCAGTATTTCAAATGCTTCTTATGAATTTTATATCAAGAGAAAATATAACACAATCTCCAGACTTCAAAATCAATCAACGTAAAAATataggaatatatatatatatatatatatatatatatatatatatttgagaaAGAGGAGACTAAGAAATGTTTTATACACTTATATAAAGTATTAAATGGGGAAATGTACTCAATAAATTAAGTAGATATTATTTAAAGTTGTATACAATCAAACACCTAATATAGACAGCAAATGTGTTTGAGTTTGAAAAAAGGCAATGATTTTTTAAATGTGAAATAATGGatttaaaagagaaagaagGGATTTGTTTATTGATTAGTTAATGATTGGATAAGGTAAtattaaaaacaaagaaattaaaattatgaaAAGGTTACAAAATGATAATGAaggaacaaaaataaaataaagttttatTTAGAGATAAGATTCGAAATTGAGGTATGCGACAACAACCTTACTTTTTCTTAACGTTCCAACCGCCTCTCTTCTTTCAGCCATGTATTTGTTTAAAACATTACCTGGCAATCCCATGGTGGTGGGACCCTTCATAGGCCcccattttattttttctttctttctttcttttccaatTTTTGAATTACGTTGTTATTTGTTGCAAACATTATAATAATCTATttaattccttttttttcttgaacaaaaaaaaaaaaaaaaaaaaaaaccaacttgTAATTACCTCATCAATTTCTAAAGCTATTGTTCTATAATTAAACATTTAATATGTGGAGCAACTTTAATATTGGTTTAGGGTTACACAATATATTAATTACCAAAAATCCAATTTCATTAGGTGGAGCATTAATCCCTCAAATAACAATCGTCCGtctcttttccttttgttttaaataactttcatcacttttctctttttcactttgatcaatttatatattttcattttgaaattgttggattttgttacacactttcaaattaaattcaattttttcatcaaattaattttagaatatcaaataaatttaaattaaatatttgatttcTTAGTCTATAGCTATTGTACTGCCCGAAAAACAAtgctaaaaagaaaattaaacaacCCAAAATAGActtaaataaacattttaaaagaaGGTAGATCAAATTAAACCAATTGTAAAACGTGTAAGGACCAAATTgaagattttaaaatatatagacaaagaaaaattataattgagaatactaaaatgaaattaatatatatatacatttttttgtGGAATTTTTAGTATAGCGAAATTGTAAAACTAAGAGATGGAACCATTGGTATTGAAGAAGGTTATTAACATATCTTATGTACTAAATTATCCTCGAATTTGCTTTTTAATCTGTGGTTATGTTTTACCAAACTATCCTTTTCAGTAAAATTGTTAAACAATCTGGTATGTCTTATTAGTGAAATTTCATgtgatttatatatttttttgatagaaatttaaattaaaaaaaaggtgaaataatatttgaaatttgagTATTGTAGTATAAAGTTGAAGCATTAAATACCTTTTATGTTTGGTCTTTCTTTATTAAATCATTATTATAGTTTCcctatatataaaaatgaatataatataatatatatatatatatatatatatatatatatatatatatatatatatatatatatatatatattttaacacTTTATTATAATACTTTTGGGTGGCTCGAGAAGAAGCCAAAAGAATTATTATTTTGGTTTCTACCAAACCATTACGAATAAATTGAACCCAAAATGTAAGATGGGCTAAGTCTTGACAAAAAAACTACTAAGCTAATGACACTTTTAAAACTTATTAGGTAACAAAATTCACAAGTTCTATAAGAAAACCGTATATCTATTCACAAGTTCTTTTCTTTGATTTTGCACTAGGGATAGATGTGGCACCATGTGAGGTGGAAATTGTGGACTCAGTCCACGATTTTTTGAAATCGTAAACTAGGTCTCTGATTCCAATACCTGTTTTTGTCAAATCCTTTTCTTGTCCactatttttttcattatttattaaaataataatatatatatatttttttaaaaatcttaactttatttttaaaacttgtttcttcaactgtttttttttaattttttttaaaagtaccatattttttttcattattttcaaacaactacattattctttttaacttaatttatatttgtatcataaatattattaatatagaTGCTCATTGTGCATTATGCTTAGTGTCTGCCATGTGTCACTCCCCCTACCTCCAACTTCCTTGTCAAATGTCTTGAACATAACAATCCTCGTGTTATTTTCTTGTCAAATGTTCCGAAGATGTCAATTCTTAGTGATCATGTATTTCACCTCAATGTCAAATTGCTTACAAATAATAGCATTTTGTGGGTTTTGAAATTTATgcatgatgaaaagaaattatGAAATTGTAGAAAGTTgagaaagaggaaaattttgagtttttataaattatttatttgatttattttaatacTATCCTTTTTCAATATCCGTGTCCCAATTGTGTCTCATTTTTATACCAATTTGGTATATGAGTTTAGCTATTTTATGTACATTAATTATTTTACTCATTTTCGTCCATATTGAAGGAATTTGTTCTTCCATTTTGGAATTCCGGCAAATCTCTTTCATTTTGATATTCATATTATTATGTCACGCATACTTCATGGTGATATATAATATGTGCACAATTTTTTTACTCATGGTAGCCACATGGTATTGAAATTTCTTTTGTCATACCATTTTAGTGATagtattaaattaatatataaaacaatatttatatattttatagaGATATGCAATCCATCTATTAATATATTtagttaatttaaaattattgatTGATCTAATAGCTTAAGTTAGcgaataaagataaatttaattatatattattaacagttatttatttataaccATACATATGTATTGTACATTTGTTTATTGAAATATACC
This window encodes:
- the LOC127151129 gene encoding aquaporin PIP1-2-like, whose product is MEGKDEDVRLGANKFTERQPIGTAAQSQDDAKDYKEPPPAPLFEPEELTSWSFYRAGIAEFFATFLFLYITVLTVMGVVRSKEADGNTCKTVGIQGIAWAFGGMIFALVYCTAGISGGHINPAVTFGLFLARKLSLTRAIFYMVMQCLGAICGAGVVKGFQPKPYERLGGGANVVSDGYSKGDGLGAEIVGTFILVYTVFSATDAKRSARDSHVPILAPLPIGFAVFLVHLATIPITGTGINPARSLGAAIIFNKDKAWDDHWIFWVGPFIGAALAALYHQVVIRAIPFKSK